From Glycine soja cultivar W05 chromosome 4, ASM419377v2, whole genome shotgun sequence, the proteins below share one genomic window:
- the LOC114410706 gene encoding uncharacterized protein LOC114410706: MRKGKSEANTNKKKDTAPNEGKEVPYPLVPSQKEKEIHLAKFLDIFKKLEITLPFGEALQQMSLYAKFLKDMLTKKNRYIHNDRIMVEGNCSVVIQYIFPPKHKGLRVVTIPCSIGEVAVGKALIDLGASINLMPLSMCRRLGEIEIIPTHMTFQLADRSIAKPYGVIEDVLVKVKHLIFPADFVVLDIDEDADIPLILGRPFMSTTSCVVDMEKKMLQMGIEDQKISFDLFHEDKEPLDRNVCFKVHVMEERRPDKKFLEVGTLLDHG, encoded by the coding sequence aTGAGGAAAGGCAAGAGTGAGGCAAACACTAACAAGAAGAAGGATACTGCTCCAAATGAAGGCAAGGAAGTACCTTATCCTTTGGTACCTTcccagaaagagaaagaaatacatTTGGCtaaatttcttgatatcttcaagaaactagAAATTACTTTAccctttggagaagcacttCAACAGATGTcactctatgccaaatttttaaaagatatgctgACCAAGAAGAACCGATACATCCATAATGATAGAATTATGGTGGAAGGCaattgtagtgttgtgattCAATACATTTTTCCACCAAAGCACAAAGGTCTTAGAGTTGTCACGATACCGTGTTCCATTGGTGAGGTTGCTGTAGgaaaagctctcatagacttgggagctagtatcaactTAATGCCTCTTTCCATGTGCCGGCgacttggagagatagagataatacCTACACACATGACCTTCCAGTTAGCTGATCGCTCCATCGCAAAACcatatggagtgattgaagatgttttggtgaaggtgaAACACCTTATATTTCCAGCTGATTTCGTGGTGCTAGACATAGATGAGGATGCTGatattcctctcattcttggccGCCCATTCATGTCTACTACAAGCTGTGTAGTAGATATGGAAAAGAAGATGTTGCAAATGGGCATAGAAGATCAGAAAATCAGCTTTGATCTATTTCATGAAGATAAAGAACCACTTGATCGGAATGTCTGTTTTAAAGTtcatgtgatggaggaaagaAGACCTGATAAGAAGTTCCTTGAAGTGGGAACATTATTGGATCATGGATAA